A genome region from Bifidobacterium coryneforme includes the following:
- a CDS encoding GTP pyrophosphokinase: protein MRQRLSDLDEKERPRLSKDDIVEFVNLMQTYEGAMYEISTKLDVLDTEFQVRFSHNPIHHMERRLKSVDSLIGKLHRKDLPVSIESVRDHIFDVAGVRVICNYRDDVYSVSRYLSDQSDIQVLRVKDYIRNPKQNGYRSLHVIYAVPVFLTSGPHYTPVEVQFRTIAMDYWASLEHQLRYKSDLPDNRLAEHSQTLLDCSRSLQNIEVQMQSIHRDISGSPQEQESDDATIRAAKSNLANGFDTGFDGN from the coding sequence ATGAGGCAACGCCTTTCGGACCTTGACGAAAAGGAACGCCCCAGACTGAGCAAGGACGACATCGTTGAATTCGTCAACCTCATGCAGACCTATGAAGGTGCCATGTATGAGATTTCCACCAAACTGGATGTACTCGACACCGAATTCCAGGTCAGGTTCAGCCACAACCCCATCCACCACATGGAGCGCAGACTGAAGAGCGTGGATTCCCTGATAGGCAAGCTCCACCGCAAGGACCTGCCGGTCTCGATCGAATCCGTTCGCGACCATATCTTCGATGTGGCCGGGGTCAGGGTCATCTGCAACTACCGCGACGACGTCTATTCGGTCTCCCGCTACCTTTCGGACCAGTCCGACATCCAGGTGCTCCGGGTCAAGGACTACATCCGCAACCCCAAACAGAACGGATACAGGTCCCTCCATGTCATTTACGCGGTGCCGGTCTTTTTGACCTCCGGTCCCCACTACACCCCGGTCGAGGTGCAGTTCAGAACGATCGCCATGGATTACTGGGCCTCTCTTGAGCACCAGCTCCGGTACAAGTCGGATCTGCCGGACAACCGCCTGGCTGAGCACTCCCAGACACTGCTGGATTGCTCTCGGTCCCTGCAGAACATAGAGGTACAGATGCAGTCCATCCACCGCGACATCTCGGGATCACCGCAGGAACAGGAGTCGGACGATGCCACCATCCGTGCGGCCAAGTCCAATCTTGCCAACGGATTCGATACAGGTTTCGACGGG
- the miaB gene encoding tRNA (N6-isopentenyl adenosine(37)-C2)-methylthiotransferase MiaB → MRTGQSVEPSKVMDGGVADRGVYYVHTLGCQMNEHDSERIAGVLEAQGYRPASLEQVERREVDVMVLNTCAVRDNATQRMYGTIGRWRRFKQHKPDTRIAVGGCMAQKDRDRIAETAPWVDAVFGTKNIGALPGLLAKAEETERSQVEVVDDLMVFPSQLPTVRASRSQAWVSISVGCNNTCTFCIVPAVRGRERDRSMDDVLGEIRRCVDGGARQVTLLGQNVNSYGWSVGDRFAFSKLLRACGRIDGLERVRFTSPHPAAFTDDVILAMAQTPNVMHQLHMPLQSGSDRVLRAMRRSYRSGRFMSILDKVRQVMPDAQISTDIIVGFPGETEEDFQETMRVVEEARFSSAFIFEYSPRPGTPAAGMEQLPREVVHDRFERLQSLQEAITQEQMRGFVGRQVEVLIEGGHGRHDRTTHRLTGRERTGVLVHVGRPQGFPEPKVGDLVTCTVTDCGPHYLVADPDPEAGQVYEVR, encoded by the coding sequence ATGAGGACAGGACAGAGCGTGGAACCCTCCAAGGTCATGGACGGGGGAGTGGCCGATCGTGGCGTCTACTACGTGCATACCTTGGGATGCCAGATGAACGAGCATGATTCCGAACGCATCGCCGGGGTCCTGGAGGCCCAGGGATACAGGCCGGCCAGCCTTGAGCAGGTGGAACGCCGTGAGGTGGACGTGATGGTGCTCAACACCTGTGCAGTGCGCGACAACGCCACACAGCGGATGTACGGGACCATAGGGCGTTGGCGTCGCTTCAAACAGCACAAGCCCGATACCCGGATCGCCGTGGGCGGGTGCATGGCCCAGAAGGACAGGGACCGGATCGCGGAAACGGCCCCCTGGGTTGATGCGGTATTCGGAACCAAGAACATCGGCGCTTTACCTGGATTGCTTGCGAAGGCCGAGGAGACGGAGCGTTCCCAGGTGGAGGTCGTGGATGACCTCATGGTCTTTCCCAGCCAGTTGCCGACGGTGCGTGCATCGCGCTCGCAGGCCTGGGTCTCCATTTCCGTCGGCTGCAACAACACCTGCACCTTCTGCATCGTCCCCGCTGTACGTGGCAGGGAGCGGGACCGGTCCATGGATGACGTTTTGGGGGAGATCCGACGCTGTGTCGACGGAGGGGCGCGGCAGGTCACCCTCCTTGGGCAGAATGTCAACTCTTATGGTTGGTCTGTAGGCGACAGGTTCGCCTTCTCCAAGCTACTCAGGGCTTGCGGGCGGATCGATGGGCTTGAACGGGTCAGGTTCACCTCGCCCCATCCGGCTGCATTCACCGATGACGTGATTCTCGCCATGGCCCAGACACCCAACGTCATGCATCAGCTGCACATGCCTCTCCAGTCAGGGTCCGATCGGGTTTTGAGGGCCATGCGCCGCTCATACAGGTCCGGGCGCTTCATGTCCATCCTTGACAAGGTCCGCCAGGTCATGCCCGATGCTCAGATCAGCACCGACATCATCGTCGGCTTCCCGGGTGAGACCGAGGAGGATTTTCAGGAGACCATGCGGGTGGTGGAAGAGGCTAGATTCTCATCCGCCTTCATCTTCGAGTACTCGCCCAGGCCCGGCACCCCTGCCGCGGGGATGGAACAGTTGCCCAGGGAGGTCGTTCATGACAGGTTCGAACGTCTCCAATCCCTTCAGGAGGCAATCACCCAGGAGCAGATGCGTGGCTTTGTCGGCAGGCAGGTGGAGGTCCTGATTGAAGGAGGCCACGGTCGCCACGATCGGACCACCCATAGACTGACCGGGCGCGAGCGAACGGGTGTCCTGGTCCATGTCGGCAGGCCTCAGGGGTTCCCGGAGCCCAAGGTCGGAGACCTGGTCACCTGCACCGTTACGGATTGCGGTCCCCACTACCTTGTTGCCGACCCCGATCCGGAAGCCGGGCAGGTCTATGAAGTCAGGTGA
- the miaA gene encoding tRNA (adenosine(37)-N6)-dimethylallyltransferase MiaA, giving the protein MGGGGLRIVSIVGPTASGKTGLGVALALALRQRGEQAEIINADAYQMYRGMDVGTAKPTAEERAAVPHHLVDVIEPRETMSVARFQEMARGLIDDLRERGVRPILVGGSGLYTRAVIDDLSFPGTDQAVRSRIEERAEKEGAGLLFKELEEKDPRAAARMDPRNVRRTVRALEVMEITGRPYSATLPRYRYLLPAVQIGLDLDREELDRRIDARTEAMRRNDLVGEVRRLRGNLGTTAARALGYPQVEDYLDGRTDLDDAFSLIAQKTKRLARKQMGWFGRDPRIHWLNALAPDLTRRALDLVDQADNGDFDGADREADQDEGLYGTRHPLGSLDGESI; this is encoded by the coding sequence ATGGGCGGCGGGGGACTCCGCATCGTTTCCATCGTTGGTCCTACCGCCTCTGGCAAGACGGGTCTGGGGGTGGCCCTTGCCCTGGCCCTGCGCCAACGAGGTGAACAGGCCGAGATCATCAATGCCGATGCCTACCAGATGTACCGGGGGATGGATGTGGGTACGGCCAAACCCACGGCCGAGGAACGTGCCGCCGTACCCCACCATCTGGTCGATGTAATCGAACCCCGGGAAACCATGAGCGTGGCCCGATTCCAGGAGATGGCCAGGGGCCTGATAGACGATTTGCGGGAGCGCGGTGTCAGGCCCATCCTGGTGGGTGGTTCGGGTCTCTATACCCGTGCCGTCATCGATGACCTGTCCTTTCCCGGGACCGACCAGGCGGTACGGTCCCGCATCGAGGAGCGGGCGGAGAAGGAGGGGGCCGGTCTGCTGTTCAAAGAGCTGGAGGAGAAGGACCCCCGGGCGGCGGCTCGGATGGACCCACGAAACGTGCGGCGCACGGTCCGGGCCCTTGAGGTCATGGAGATTACAGGTCGTCCCTATTCCGCCACCCTGCCCCGGTACCGTTACCTCCTGCCGGCTGTCCAGATCGGTCTGGACCTGGACCGGGAGGAGCTGGACAGACGTATAGATGCCAGGACCGAAGCCATGCGCCGCAACGACCTGGTGGGTGAGGTCCGTCGGCTTCGCGGCAATCTGGGTACCACTGCAGCCCGTGCACTTGGGTACCCCCAGGTGGAGGACTATCTTGATGGACGCACCGATCTTGATGATGCCTTCTCCCTGATAGCCCAGAAGACAAAGCGTCTGGCCCGAAAGCAGATGGGGTGGTTCGGGCGTGACCCCAGGATCCACTGGTTGAATGCCCTGGCGCCCGATCTGACCCGTCGGGCATTGGACCTGGTGGACCAGGCGGACAATGGCGATTTCGACGGAGCCGACCGTGAGGCGGACCAGGACGAAGGCCTTTACGGTACCCGGCATCCTCTGGGTTCTCTGGACGGGGAATCCATCTGA
- a CDS encoding MerR family transcriptional regulator produces the protein MTSTTEVEPPSGAPRWYTIRQTSLMTGLPESTLRYYEPIGMIPPIARDPSSGHRSYNDGDIDLLLTVSCLSATGMSLENMKEYLANQSHGSERAGRQMELMAEQGRRLDAEIERLQAQRRYVEVKVRYWQHIRDHDEHGAAQILDQGSSIIEAARCSVVKKANMERPVEDKPAEGGRQS, from the coding sequence ATGACAAGCACCACGGAAGTTGAACCACCATCGGGCGCTCCTCGGTGGTACACGATTCGACAGACCTCCCTGATGACGGGCCTACCGGAGTCCACGCTCAGATACTACGAGCCCATCGGCATGATTCCGCCCATCGCCAGGGATCCCTCCAGTGGTCACCGCTCTTATAACGACGGTGATATCGACCTGTTGCTGACGGTCTCCTGCCTCAGCGCCACGGGCATGTCGCTGGAGAACATGAAGGAGTATCTGGCCAACCAGAGCCACGGTTCCGAGCGGGCCGGGCGGCAGATGGAATTGATGGCCGAACAGGGTCGTCGTCTGGATGCGGAGATTGAGCGCCTTCAGGCGCAACGTCGCTATGTTGAGGTCAAGGTCCGGTACTGGCAGCACATCCGAGACCATGATGAGCATGGCGCGGCACAGATTCTCGACCAGGGCTCCTCCATCATCGAGGCGGCCCGGTGCAGTGTGGTCAAAAAGGCAAACATGGAACGGCCGGTCGAAGATAAGCCGGCAGAAGGGGGAAGGCAATCATGA
- a CDS encoding alcohol dehydrogenase catalytic domain-containing protein yields MKAVIFEGAGADGLVVRDVPKPEIQEPSDVVVRVVRACVCGSDLWYYRGLTTNAPGSTLGHEAIGVVEEVGDQVATVRKGDFVIVPFPFSCGRCPICKAGFESACPNGGFFGGEPGMGAQAEYLRVPQADGTLVVVPGGVERARGFSEEMLASLLTLSDVMATGYHAAVSAEVGQGDMVVVIGDGAVGLCAVLSAGMRGAGRVVAMSRHEDRQELAKIFGATDIIAERGDEGVRRVMELTGGYGADVVLECVGTKESNESAFAMARPGAIVGRVGVPHGVTIPAQETFYRNIGVRGGPATVRTYDMNGLLDRVLEGKINPGRVFTADFGLEQIHDAYRVMDQRRAIKSLLKVSEV; encoded by the coding sequence ATGAAGGCTGTGATTTTCGAGGGGGCCGGGGCTGACGGTCTAGTGGTCAGGGATGTTCCGAAGCCGGAGATTCAGGAGCCGTCCGATGTGGTGGTCCGTGTTGTTCGGGCCTGTGTCTGCGGTTCGGACCTCTGGTACTACCGTGGGCTGACCACCAACGCCCCCGGCAGCACCCTGGGTCATGAGGCCATAGGTGTCGTCGAAGAGGTCGGCGACCAGGTCGCCACTGTCCGTAAGGGGGATTTCGTCATCGTTCCCTTCCCCTTCAGTTGCGGCCGCTGCCCGATCTGCAAGGCAGGATTCGAATCGGCTTGTCCCAACGGCGGGTTCTTCGGGGGCGAGCCGGGTATGGGGGCCCAGGCCGAGTATCTGCGTGTGCCCCAGGCTGACGGGACCCTGGTGGTGGTTCCGGGTGGAGTGGAACGTGCGCGCGGTTTCTCCGAAGAGATGCTGGCATCCCTGTTGACCCTTTCCGACGTGATGGCCACCGGGTACCACGCAGCGGTAAGTGCCGAGGTGGGGCAGGGCGATATGGTCGTTGTCATCGGCGATGGTGCCGTGGGCCTCTGTGCGGTTCTGTCCGCTGGCATGCGTGGGGCTGGCAGGGTTGTGGCCATGAGTCGCCATGAGGACAGGCAGGAGTTGGCCAAGATCTTCGGTGCCACCGATATCATTGCCGAGCGCGGCGATGAGGGTGTGCGTCGTGTCATGGAGTTGACCGGCGGGTATGGTGCCGATGTCGTCCTGGAATGCGTGGGTACCAAGGAATCCAACGAGAGCGCTTTCGCCATGGCCCGTCCTGGTGCCATTGTGGGCAGGGTAGGGGTTCCCCATGGGGTGACCATCCCGGCGCAGGAGACCTTCTACCGCAACATCGGTGTGCGTGGCGGCCCTGCCACGGTGCGCACCTATGACATGAACGGGCTTCTGGACAGGGTCCTTGAAGGGAAAATCAATCCGGGACGTGTCTTTACGGCAGACTTCGGACTGGAGCAGATTCATGACGCCTACCGGGTCATGGACCAGCGCAGGGCAATCAAATCCCTGCTCAAGGTCAGTGAGGTCTGA
- a CDS encoding Fic/DOC family protein, with the protein MTPAERESAIAFARRNLLIDGLRPSTHAMGMAAAYSAGNIDDDALIAQTGSQTTDIATDTVFIATILVCRRPWAPTCDLEELRAIHTRLFGRLGPWAGRLRAADEASPQPEGYFPAGLLNQGAASIGGGLAAERNLTSMDRPDFVDRLAYYYDELGFLHPFDRGNAMTLRVFTSRLAHDAGWDLDWGSVDRRTYQEATHRAYLGDISGLKSLFATIIRPVNPTRIFLIAGWDQGPAH; encoded by the coding sequence ATGACACCCGCCGAACGCGAGAGCGCAATCGCCTTCGCCCGCCGCAACCTTCTTATTGACGGATTGAGACCCAGTACGCATGCCATGGGTATGGCGGCAGCATATTCAGCGGGAAACATCGACGACGATGCTCTGATTGCACAGACCGGCAGCCAAACCACGGATATTGCCACCGACACCGTCTTCATTGCAACCATCCTGGTCTGCCGCCGACCTTGGGCGCCCACTTGCGACCTGGAAGAGCTCAGGGCCATCCACACCCGCCTCTTCGGACGGCTCGGCCCCTGGGCAGGTCGCCTGCGCGCCGCCGATGAGGCTTCACCACAGCCGGAAGGCTACTTCCCCGCCGGCCTCCTGAACCAGGGAGCCGCAAGCATCGGTGGTGGTCTGGCCGCAGAGCGGAACCTGACCAGCATGGACAGGCCGGATTTCGTCGACAGGCTGGCCTACTACTACGACGAGCTGGGCTTCCTTCACCCCTTTGACAGGGGCAACGCCATGACCCTGCGCGTATTCACATCCCGCCTGGCCCATGATGCCGGATGGGATCTGGACTGGGGCTCGGTGGACCGCCGCACCTATCAGGAGGCCACCCACCGGGCATATCTGGGCGACATATCGGGACTCAAGTCCCTCTTCGCCACCATCATCAGGCCGGTCAACCCGACCAGGATCTTCCTCATCGCCGGTTGGGATCAGGGACCCGCCCACTGA
- a CDS encoding FtsK/SpoIIIE family DNA translocase, with amino-acid sequence MTRKQDTDRKGRSGSSKSGGTKSAGRSSGSDQPQEALWHKVLLALPRGIGSLIRGQTGDEYDPAYRKDGICFILVILAVFFCASEWFRVDGFLGRGLHVVAAGSLGLCSVILPVVLLIVAYRLVRYSGHESGNIHVVGGLFVLLWSVCSILDVIMVSDQRGFDFQAVTASGGLLGFALGSPLAWGLSKTFAAIFFVIVAIFALLLIFQVHVRDIFDWVRAFSDGKGETASDDAETEAYPNEVRFDDGTLDMAPGVPTHDGRGQDGEDDKASAGGNWFQRLFRRRKSGGDDDRLEHYEADDPFTQAANLPDGTDGDPYGASADADYPEMGGMPMNGGTVDETDSLDHDGDSGVDSSTRQLQVSPAALSGVGASDPWAAAAAAADTAQFGKVDSRAVADGEDSPEEPESAAEPIDESRPYVLPSPDLLSKGKPHAVRTQANDNVIKALQSTFRQFDIDAKVVGFLRGPSVTQYEVELGPGVKVEKVTNLQRNIAYAVASSDVRILSPIPGKSAIGIEIPNVDREIVHLGDVLRSDQARSDDNPMMTAVGKDVEGHYVTADLTKMPHLLVAGATGSGKSSFINSMLVSLIMRAAPEQVRLIMVDPKRVELSAYAGIPHLLTPIITDPKKAAQALEWVVKEMDARYDDLQFFGFRHVKDFNKAVREGKVHAPAGSNRKVAPYPYLVVVVDEMADLMMVAKNDVESSIQRITQLARAAGVHLILATQRPSVDVVTGLIKANIPSRLAFATSSSTDSRVILDATGAETLIGQGDALFLPMGQAKPTRVQGAWVSESEIRRAVDYVRTQRKPHYREDIEQMADTAEKKSEIQEEIGDDMDELLQAAELVVTTQFGSTSMLQRKLRVGFARAGRLMDLLESRGIVGPSEGSKAREVLIQPSQLQEALAFIRGDQAAIGPAQADSEDDGQADG; translated from the coding sequence ATGACACGAAAGCAAGACACAGACAGGAAGGGCCGGTCCGGGTCGTCGAAGTCCGGAGGCACCAAGAGCGCAGGCCGGTCATCAGGGTCGGATCAACCCCAGGAAGCCTTATGGCACAAGGTCCTGCTTGCCTTGCCCAGGGGGATCGGCTCCCTGATTCGCGGCCAGACCGGTGATGAGTATGATCCGGCATATCGCAAGGATGGCATCTGTTTCATCCTGGTCATCCTGGCGGTGTTCTTCTGCGCCAGCGAGTGGTTCCGTGTCGATGGATTCCTGGGGCGCGGTCTGCACGTGGTGGCTGCCGGATCCCTGGGGTTGTGCAGCGTCATTCTGCCTGTGGTCCTTCTTATCGTGGCCTACCGGCTGGTAAGGTACTCCGGTCATGAATCCGGCAACATCCATGTGGTCGGTGGCCTCTTCGTCCTCCTCTGGTCGGTCTGCTCGATTCTGGACGTCATCATGGTTTCGGACCAGCGCGGTTTTGACTTCCAGGCGGTCACAGCCTCCGGCGGCCTGCTTGGTTTTGCCTTGGGGTCGCCCCTGGCCTGGGGTCTTTCCAAGACCTTCGCAGCCATTTTCTTCGTCATCGTGGCCATCTTTGCCCTACTGTTGATTTTCCAGGTTCATGTCAGGGACATCTTCGACTGGGTCCGTGCCTTTTCCGATGGGAAGGGTGAGACCGCTTCGGACGATGCGGAGACCGAGGCCTATCCCAACGAGGTCAGATTCGACGATGGCACGCTGGACATGGCCCCGGGCGTCCCCACCCATGACGGGCGTGGTCAGGATGGTGAAGACGACAAGGCATCCGCCGGGGGGAATTGGTTCCAGCGCCTCTTCCGTCGTAGGAAGTCTGGCGGGGATGATGACCGCCTTGAGCACTACGAGGCCGATGATCCCTTTACTCAGGCGGCCAATCTACCTGACGGCACCGATGGTGACCCCTATGGAGCTTCGGCTGATGCCGATTACCCCGAGATGGGTGGCATGCCAATGAACGGAGGAACCGTCGATGAGACGGATTCTTTGGATCACGATGGTGATTCGGGTGTCGATTCCTCCACAAGGCAGCTGCAGGTGAGCCCTGCTGCCCTGTCCGGGGTGGGGGCTTCGGACCCGTGGGCTGCTGCGGCTGCCGCAGCCGATACCGCTCAGTTCGGTAAGGTCGATTCGCGGGCCGTTGCGGACGGGGAGGATTCCCCGGAGGAACCGGAAAGCGCGGCCGAGCCGATCGACGAATCCCGTCCCTATGTTCTGCCCAGTCCCGACCTTCTCTCCAAGGGGAAGCCCCATGCGGTCAGGACCCAGGCCAACGACAATGTCATCAAGGCCCTGCAATCCACGTTCCGCCAGTTCGACATCGATGCCAAGGTGGTGGGTTTCCTGCGCGGCCCCTCCGTCACCCAATATGAGGTTGAGCTGGGCCCGGGTGTCAAGGTCGAGAAGGTCACCAATCTTCAACGCAACATTGCCTACGCTGTGGCCAGTTCAGATGTGCGGATACTCTCTCCCATACCCGGCAAGTCTGCCATCGGCATTGAGATTCCCAACGTGGACCGTGAGATTGTCCATTTGGGTGATGTCCTGCGTTCGGACCAGGCCAGGAGTGACGACAATCCGATGATGACGGCCGTCGGCAAGGACGTTGAAGGGCATTATGTCACGGCTGATCTGACCAAGATGCCCCACCTTCTGGTGGCTGGCGCCACGGGTTCAGGCAAGTCCAGCTTCATCAACTCCATGCTCGTCTCACTCATCATGAGGGCCGCCCCGGAGCAGGTCCGCCTCATCATGGTCGACCCCAAACGTGTGGAGCTCAGCGCCTATGCGGGTATTCCCCATCTGCTGACCCCGATCATCACCGACCCCAAAAAGGCTGCCCAGGCCCTGGAGTGGGTGGTCAAGGAGATGGATGCCCGGTACGACGACCTCCAGTTCTTCGGCTTCCGCCATGTCAAGGACTTCAACAAGGCGGTACGTGAAGGCAAGGTCCATGCCCCGGCCGGATCCAACCGGAAGGTGGCGCCGTACCCATACCTGGTCGTGGTGGTGGACGAGATGGCCGACCTGATGATGGTCGCCAAGAATGATGTGGAGAGTTCCATCCAGCGCATCACCCAGCTGGCACGTGCGGCCGGTGTCCACCTGATTCTGGCCACCCAGCGCCCTTCGGTCGACGTGGTGACCGGTCTTATCAAGGCCAACATTCCATCCCGTCTGGCCTTCGCCACCTCGTCCTCCACGGATTCCCGGGTCATCCTGGATGCCACCGGGGCCGAGACCCTGATTGGACAGGGCGATGCCCTCTTCCTGCCCATGGGTCAGGCCAAGCCGACCCGTGTCCAGGGTGCCTGGGTCTCCGAGTCCGAAATCCGCAGGGCGGTCGACTATGTGCGCACCCAGCGCAAGCCCCACTACCGCGAGGACATCGAGCAGATGGCCGATACGGCGGAGAAGAAGAGCGAGATCCAGGAGGAGATCGGCGACGACATGGACGAGCTCCTCCAGGCTGCGGAGTTGGTGGTGACCACCCAATTCGGCTCCACCTCCATGCTTCAGCGCAAACTCCGCGTGGGCTTTGCCAGGGCCGGCCGACTCATGGATCTTTTGGAGTCCAGGGGAATCGTCGGACCCTCCGAGGGGTCCAAGGCCCGTGAGGTGCTGATACAACCATCCCAACTTCAGGAGGCCCTGGCCTTCATCAGAGGCGATCAGGCGGCCATCGGTCCGGCCCAGGCCGATTCCGAGGACGACGGGCAAGCGGATGGCTGA
- the pgsA gene encoding CDP-diacylglycerol--glycerol-3-phosphate 3-phosphatidyltransferase, with protein MQEHAESTTSGGKHSLLDGWNSPPNLVTYTRILLVIVFIILDIMAGDWGQADMGLRWTAAVLFIIAASTDKLDGWMARRYNQVTELGKLMDPIADKLLVCSALIIAALHHEIWWWVTILFLVREIGITLLRVMVVNKRGTVIAASNSGKYKTLFQCLGLGMLMVPLGSSWSWYLPITRAVIILALVLCLYSGGEYLAGVYGSGSRAASSRS; from the coding sequence ATGCAGGAGCATGCCGAGTCTACGACCTCTGGTGGGAAGCACTCGCTTCTCGACGGGTGGAATAGCCCTCCCAACCTGGTCACCTATACCCGGATTCTGCTGGTCATCGTCTTCATCATCCTCGACATCATGGCAGGTGACTGGGGGCAGGCTGATATGGGGCTGCGCTGGACCGCGGCGGTGCTCTTCATCATTGCCGCTTCGACCGATAAACTCGATGGCTGGATGGCCCGCCGCTATAACCAGGTCACCGAGCTGGGCAAGCTGATGGATCCCATAGCTGACAAGCTCCTGGTCTGTTCCGCTTTGATCATCGCCGCCCTCCACCATGAAATCTGGTGGTGGGTCACCATCCTCTTCCTTGTCCGCGAAATCGGCATCACCCTGCTCAGGGTCATGGTGGTCAACAAGCGGGGGACGGTCATCGCCGCCTCCAATTCGGGCAAGTACAAGACCCTCTTCCAGTGTCTGGGTCTGGGGATGCTGATGGTGCCCCTGGGGTCGTCCTGGTCCTGGTATCTGCCCATCACGCGGGCGGTCATCATCCTGGCCCTGGTGCTCTGCCTCTATTCGGGTGGAGAGTATCTGGCAGGGGTTTACGGTAGCGGATCGCGGGCGGCCTCTTCCCGTTCATAA
- a CDS encoding CinA family protein — protein sequence MQDCCDDLAGRVIDICRDSRFYLAASESLTGGLLADAFVRIPGASDVFLGSSVTYDIAAKASVLSVNPNLLKMHGAVHPRVAEEMALGTARLYTQYDYEGRVIGMATTGVAGPGPDGDNPAGLVYIGYALPRRLIEPTAVHRELVDDYRTLSYELHLEGDREQVRRETVMRVLDRLNKTLMLYT from the coding sequence ATGCAGGATTGCTGCGATGACCTGGCCGGCAGGGTCATCGACATCTGCCGAGACTCCCGGTTTTACCTGGCTGCGTCCGAGTCGCTGACAGGAGGGCTTTTGGCGGATGCCTTCGTCAGGATTCCCGGTGCCTCCGATGTCTTTCTGGGGTCCTCCGTTACCTATGACATCGCCGCAAAGGCCTCCGTTCTGAGTGTCAATCCGAATCTCCTCAAGATGCATGGTGCGGTCCATCCCCGAGTGGCCGAGGAGATGGCTCTGGGAACGGCCCGTTTATACACCCAGTATGACTACGAGGGCAGGGTCATCGGCATGGCCACCACGGGGGTTGCCGGTCCCGGCCCTGATGGAGACAACCCTGCCGGCTTGGTGTACATCGGGTATGCGCTGCCCAGGCGGCTGATCGAGCCGACGGCCGTCCACCGTGAACTGGTCGACGATTACCGGACCCTGTCCTATGAGCTTCACCTGGAAGGCGACCGGGAGCAGGTCAGAAGGGAAACGGTCATGCGGGTGCTTGATAGACTGAACAAGACTCTGATGCTCTATACGTGA
- a CDS encoding helix-turn-helix domain-containing protein, with the protein MTRNDTRYDAKPAASATECKARVRDLTPAQRRAVVFAQQQVVKARAAKKAKEERQASLNKMWMEEDGMEAGRQRASSVKETQTVSHTVSLREALGHVLRELRTNDHKTLREVSEKAGVSLGYLSEVERGQKEASSELLSSIAEALGLGVPQTLRMVADYLESTQE; encoded by the coding sequence ATGACGAGGAATGATACGAGGTATGACGCCAAGCCGGCAGCGTCGGCGACGGAGTGCAAAGCCCGCGTTCGTGATCTGACCCCTGCACAGCGCCGGGCTGTGGTTTTCGCCCAGCAGCAGGTGGTCAAAGCCCGGGCCGCCAAGAAGGCCAAGGAAGAACGCCAGGCCAGCCTGAACAAGATGTGGATGGAAGAAGACGGTATGGAGGCGGGTAGGCAGCGTGCCTCTTCGGTAAAGGAGACCCAGACGGTTTCGCACACGGTTTCCCTGCGTGAGGCACTGGGGCACGTGTTGCGTGAGCTTCGCACCAATGATCACAAGACCCTGCGCGAGGTAAGCGAAAAGGCAGGTGTCTCCTTGGGGTACCTGTCCGAGGTGGAACGAGGCCAGAAGGAGGCCAGTTCCGAGTTGCTCAGCTCCATCGCCGAGGCACTGGGTCTGGGTGTTCCCCAGACCCTGCGTATGGTTGCCGACTACCTGGAATCGACCCAGGAGTGA
- a CDS encoding DUF3046 domain-containing protein: MREREFWQLLEEVFGRVYGRSLAWDQRLDRLDSMTVVEALGEGVEPRVVWNVLCDQMEIPDSRRWGRDHNAPPMPAV; this comes from the coding sequence GTGCGTGAACGGGAGTTCTGGCAACTCTTGGAGGAAGTCTTCGGCCGTGTCTATGGGCGCAGCCTGGCTTGGGACCAGCGGCTGGATCGACTGGACTCCATGACTGTGGTGGAGGCGCTCGGCGAAGGGGTGGAGCCCCGCGTGGTCTGGAACGTTCTCTGTGACCAGATGGAGATTCCCGATTCGCGCCGGTGGGGAAGGGACCACAACGCCCCGCCAATGCCGGCCGTCTGA